One genomic window of Candidatus Nitrospira inopinata includes the following:
- a CDS encoding HlyD family secretion protein, with the protein MSSGGPLLQRLVCRTAVPLAWVALAAGCSNSDPTNLVQGYVEGEYVYVASPLPGALESLSVQRGTQVKEGDPLFALDSAAEQAARDEAERRLAQARANLEDAKKGKRPTEIESIKAQLKQARAALKLAESEFSRHEALMSVPGATAELEFDRARSMRDQQRQRVAQLEADLTTAQLGSRSDLVIAAEAEVRAREAALAKAEWDLSQRRQRAPKAGLVFDTLYREGEWVAAGRPVVALLPPQNIKVRAFVPQAKIGTIHLGDQVAVSMDGVAQPLIGTVSFISPRVEYTPPVIYSRESRDKLVFMIEATFDPQVSADLHPGQPVDVRVGI; encoded by the coding sequence ATGAGCAGCGGTGGTCCATTATTGCAACGCCTCGTCTGCCGCACGGCGGTCCCGCTGGCATGGGTGGCGCTGGCGGCCGGTTGCAGCAACTCGGACCCCACCAACCTAGTCCAGGGCTATGTCGAAGGAGAATATGTCTATGTGGCTTCTCCACTTCCCGGCGCGCTGGAATCCTTGTCAGTGCAACGGGGCACACAGGTGAAGGAGGGCGATCCTCTGTTCGCGCTGGACAGCGCGGCTGAGCAAGCGGCCAGAGATGAGGCAGAGCGCAGGCTCGCGCAAGCCAGGGCGAACTTGGAAGACGCCAAGAAGGGCAAGAGGCCCACGGAAATTGAATCGATCAAGGCACAACTGAAGCAAGCGCGGGCGGCGCTGAAGCTGGCGGAAAGCGAGTTTTCGCGGCACGAGGCTTTGATGAGCGTCCCCGGCGCAACGGCGGAATTAGAGTTTGACCGTGCCCGATCGATGCGGGACCAGCAACGTCAGCGGGTGGCGCAGCTTGAAGCAGACCTGACGACGGCGCAGCTCGGCTCGCGCAGCGACCTGGTGATCGCGGCCGAAGCCGAAGTGCGCGCGCGGGAAGCGGCGCTGGCGAAGGCGGAATGGGACCTCTCGCAGAGACGCCAACGAGCCCCGAAGGCGGGCTTAGTGTTCGATACGCTCTATCGCGAGGGAGAATGGGTGGCCGCGGGGCGGCCGGTCGTCGCGCTGCTGCCGCCGCAGAACATCAAGGTCCGCGCCTTTGTCCCCCAGGCTAAGATTGGAACGATTCATCTCGGCGATCAGGTGGCGGTCAGCATGGACGGCGTGGCCCAGCCGTTAATCGGAACCGTGAGCTTTATTTCCCCCCGGGTGGAATACACTCCACCGGTCATTTATAGCCGGGAAAGCCGGGATAAGCTCGTCTTCATGATTGAAGCCACCTTTGATCCCCAGGTCTCGGCCGACTTGCATCCGGGACAGCCGGTGGATGTGCGTGTTGGGATTTGA
- a CDS encoding FmdB family zinc ribbon protein, translating to MPIFEYVCRECNHRFELLVQGSTPVACPQCKTTKIEKQFSAFGVGATSSWASPGGPGSCGTCGDPRGPGACSMN from the coding sequence ATGCCTATCTTCGAGTATGTCTGTCGGGAATGCAATCATCGATTTGAGCTGTTGGTTCAGGGATCGACGCCAGTCGCGTGTCCTCAGTGCAAGACCACCAAGATCGAGAAGCAGTTTTCGGCCTTCGGAGTCGGAGCGACATCGAGTTGGGCGTCGCCCGGAGGGCCGGGGTCCTGCGGCACGTGCGGCGATCCACGGGGGCCGGGCGCCTGCTCCATGAACTGA
- a CDS encoding DUF3386 family protein encodes MSEHTQHQPTVSDDPKARDLLRKAFEATARWPKDFAGFTANLTVNVNGKEIVGSVMVKSPREVSVQLGDADTQKWAQEQLGMIAVHRGPRSFEESDGKYLLTMEEDGHPMGTKLVIHGSNSFYRIKDNRITQINRSMAHPGMAPFAFTINVEDGAVTQDGKNLTTKYTVYYYSPTDGKLNNVESFTDTHVRVGSSDLPATRRIISFENGTVVVKSLTFKNHTLI; translated from the coding sequence ATGAGCGAACACACCCAGCACCAGCCGACCGTGTCCGACGACCCCAAGGCGCGTGATCTGCTTCGCAAGGCCTTTGAAGCCACCGCCCGATGGCCGAAAGACTTCGCCGGCTTCACCGCCAACCTGACCGTAAACGTCAACGGGAAAGAAATCGTCGGCTCCGTTATGGTCAAGAGCCCGCGGGAAGTCTCCGTCCAACTCGGCGACGCCGACACCCAAAAGTGGGCGCAGGAACAACTCGGCATGATCGCCGTCCATCGGGGACCTCGCAGCTTCGAGGAGTCCGACGGCAAATATCTGTTGACCATGGAAGAAGACGGGCACCCAATGGGGACCAAGCTCGTCATCCATGGCTCCAATTCGTTTTACCGCATCAAGGACAATCGCATCACTCAGATCAACCGCAGCATGGCGCATCCCGGCATGGCTCCGTTCGCCTTTACAATCAACGTCGAGGACGGCGCCGTGACCCAAGACGGAAAGAACCTCACGACCAAATACACGGTCTATTACTACTCGCCGACCGACGGCAAACTGAACAACGTCGAGAGCTTCACCGATACTCACGTGCGCGTGGGCTCATCCGATCTGCCGGCAACCCGCCGGATCATCTCGTTTGAAAACGGTACCGTCGTCGTCAAGAGCCTCACGTTCAAAAACCATACGCTCATCTGA
- a CDS encoding NAD(P)-dependent oxidoreductase — MAKSLFFALLTKAANRLKMMLCGCLRPCDRVKTARDSIWQFVGYFMKIAVIGASAGIGREVTRLALERGHEVTTLSRRVVPLPDHPRLKRVQGNATEAGPVASAITGAEAILVTLGVKSPLATKLFSSSARVLLQVLQESSSTPTLIILTGFGAGDSWSYNSLPMRIFFTLLLRAVYADKTEQERVIAAGYSRWEIVRPGRLTNGPLTGRYQVLTELTKGMQIDSISRADVAHFMVTEAEHPTCLGKYPALTY; from the coding sequence ATGGCAAAGAGCCTGTTCTTTGCGCTCTTGACCAAGGCGGCGAATCGATTGAAAATGATGTTGTGCGGATGTCTCCGGCCGTGCGATCGCGTTAAAACGGCGCGAGACTCAATATGGCAATTTGTGGGCTATTTTATGAAGATCGCCGTGATCGGGGCGTCGGCCGGAATCGGGCGTGAGGTCACCCGCCTTGCACTTGAGCGAGGGCACGAGGTGACGACGTTATCGCGTCGGGTCGTGCCGCTGCCGGACCATCCTCGGCTTAAACGGGTTCAGGGCAATGCCACCGAGGCGGGGCCGGTGGCATCGGCGATCACGGGAGCCGAGGCCATTCTCGTCACACTGGGCGTCAAAAGCCCCTTGGCCACCAAACTGTTTTCTTCTTCCGCGCGCGTTTTGCTGCAAGTCCTCCAGGAATCGAGTTCCACTCCGACGCTCATTATCCTGACCGGGTTCGGTGCCGGAGACAGTTGGAGCTATAACTCATTGCCCATGCGAATCTTTTTTACCTTGCTGCTCAGGGCGGTCTATGCGGATAAGACGGAGCAAGAACGTGTGATAGCCGCAGGCTATTCGCGGTGGGAAATCGTCCGTCCCGGTCGGCTGACCAATGGTCCCCTGACGGGTCGGTATCAGGTCTTGACTGAACTGACAAAGGGAATGCAGATCGACTCGATTTCCCGTGCCGATGTGGCCCACTTCATGGTGACTGAGGCGGAACACCCGACGTGCCTCGGCAAGTATCCGGCACTCACCTACTGA
- a CDS encoding formylglycine-generating enzyme family protein, which translates to MTAFTKSTGLLARLPGESRPRLRDRESAIADFFATALIVLVLCHAPIVSASSPPDETVLIPAGEFFMGSPEDGSSFDDERPQRKVFVGSFRLHRHEVTNARYKRFTDETGHRTPSHEKPALTLWLNGEPFPGSEHHPVVNVSWDDALAYCRWLGMRLPTEAEWEKAARGTDGRRYPWGNEWDPHLANSASYWADRTIEFKDGGEWKAFWMTGDGARIARERGLNGEVLTLPVGSFPEGASPYGLLDMAGNVSEWVQDWYEPYSYLQAPLSDPPGPDGRLLKVVRGGSWLKPARNLRTSDRDYGSPTDRATGIGFRCAQDVW; encoded by the coding sequence GTGACCGCCTTCACAAAGAGTACGGGTCTCCTGGCGAGACTGCCGGGCGAGAGTCGTCCACGGTTACGGGATCGAGAGAGCGCCATCGCCGATTTCTTTGCGACGGCCTTGATCGTGCTGGTCCTCTGCCACGCGCCGATTGTTTCCGCCTCGTCGCCCCCCGACGAGACGGTTTTGATTCCAGCCGGAGAATTTTTCATGGGGAGTCCGGAGGACGGCTCGAGCTTCGACGACGAACGCCCGCAGCGCAAAGTCTTCGTCGGTTCGTTCCGTCTCCATCGCCACGAGGTCACGAACGCCCGCTATAAACGGTTCACGGACGAGACCGGGCATCGAACGCCGAGTCACGAAAAACCGGCGTTGACGTTATGGCTCAACGGCGAGCCGTTTCCCGGCAGCGAGCATCATCCGGTCGTCAACGTCAGTTGGGATGATGCGCTTGCTTACTGCCGATGGCTGGGCATGCGCCTGCCGACCGAAGCGGAATGGGAAAAGGCCGCGCGCGGGACGGACGGGCGTCGCTACCCGTGGGGAAACGAATGGGACCCGCATCTTGCCAACAGCGCCAGTTACTGGGCCGATCGCACGATCGAATTCAAGGACGGAGGGGAGTGGAAAGCTTTTTGGATGACCGGCGACGGCGCGCGTATCGCGCGTGAGCGCGGTCTCAACGGCGAAGTGCTCACGTTGCCGGTCGGAAGTTTTCCGGAGGGAGCGAGTCCGTACGGCCTCTTGGACATGGCGGGGAACGTATCGGAATGGGTGCAGGATTGGTACGAGCCCTATTCCTATCTGCAGGCGCCCCTCTCCGACCCTCCAGGCCCGGACGGACGGCTCCTGAAGGTTGTCCGCGGGGGATCGTGGCTCAAACCGGCAAGAAACCTGAGAACCTCCGATCGCGACTACGGCTCTCCGACGGATCGCGCCACCGGCATCGGCTTCCGCTGCGCCCAGGACGTCTGGTAA
- a CDS encoding ABC transporter ATP-binding protein yields MTNDLAINVRGMTKRFGALTAVDHIDLDVRQGEICGFLGPNGSGKTTFIRMLCGLLRPDEGSGTCLGHNVITESEAIKRQVGYMTQRFSFYEDLSIAENLDFVARMYSVPNRREAVRASLDRLGLTERKQQLAGQLSGGWKQRLALAACMIHDPKLLLLDEPTAGVDPKARREFWEQIHELAAQGLTFLISTHYMDEAERCHRLAYITAGKLLTHGTVTEVIAHSRLTTWSVSGPNLVEFAQRLRTAPGVQQAVAFGTMLHVSGDDAPALERAIASFRTEPYEWRRIETGLEDVFIHLMDNAPERVSA; encoded by the coding sequence ATGACGAACGATCTGGCCATCAACGTGCGTGGGATGACGAAGCGATTCGGCGCGCTGACCGCCGTGGACCATATCGACCTGGACGTTCGCCAGGGAGAGATCTGCGGATTTCTCGGCCCGAACGGCAGCGGGAAGACGACGTTCATCCGCATGCTCTGCGGGCTCCTCCGCCCGGACGAGGGCAGCGGTACCTGCCTGGGCCATAACGTCATCACCGAGAGCGAGGCCATCAAGCGCCAGGTCGGCTACATGACACAGCGGTTCAGCTTCTACGAAGATCTGAGCATCGCCGAGAATCTGGACTTCGTGGCGCGCATGTACTCGGTTCCGAACCGCCGCGAAGCGGTCCGCGCGAGCCTGGACCGGCTCGGCTTGACGGAGCGGAAACAGCAACTGGCGGGCCAGTTGTCCGGCGGATGGAAACAGCGCCTGGCTCTTGCCGCCTGCATGATCCACGATCCCAAGCTGCTCCTGCTCGATGAGCCGACCGCCGGGGTCGATCCCAAAGCGCGCCGCGAGTTCTGGGAGCAGATCCATGAGTTGGCCGCGCAGGGCCTGACGTTCCTGATCTCCACGCATTATATGGACGAAGCCGAGCGGTGCCACCGGCTCGCCTACATCACCGCCGGCAAGTTGCTCACCCATGGCACCGTTACGGAAGTCATCGCCCACTCGCGGCTCACGACTTGGTCCGTCAGCGGCCCGAATCTCGTCGAGTTCGCTCAGCGGCTCAGGACGGCACCGGGCGTGCAACAGGCGGTGGCGTTCGGCACGATGTTGCATGTCAGCGGAGACGACGCGCCTGCACTCGAACGGGCGATCGCGTCGTTTCGAACGGAGCCCTATGAATGGCGGCGGATCGAGACGGGGCTGGAGGACGTGTTCATTCACCTGATGGACAATGCGCCGGAGCGGGTGTCGGCATGA
- a CDS encoding NnrS family protein gives MSHGFDQEAPYQGPAFFSMGFRPFFLSAALFAGIAVPLWVFMFSGVEGLTVRYQPRLWHIHEMVFGFLPAVIMGFMLTAVPNWTDRPPIRGIELIGLWSLWLAGRLVIATPWVDASLAAVVDGAFLVAAAGLIWREIAMARSWRHAPMGVLVSLYALANIAFHVLTLEGRSADLPPRMALAVILVLLTVIGGRIIPNFTEEFFETRNRPERPAPFSRYDGLAILLVVLSGLVWTGSPYEKATGWLFVLAGAVNAGRLARWRGWLTWPEPLVLVLHVGYAWVVASLLLFGGSLLGIGLTPADALHALTTGAIGVMTLGVMTRASLGHTGRPRHAGPLTVTIYLLAFLGALIRVFGPAAGLASHLAMGLAAASWSGAYALFALSYGPLLLQPSLDE, from the coding sequence ATGAGTCACGGATTCGATCAAGAAGCCCCTTACCAGGGACCGGCGTTCTTTTCGATGGGATTCCGGCCGTTTTTTCTGAGCGCGGCCCTGTTTGCCGGAATTGCCGTTCCCTTGTGGGTTTTCATGTTCAGCGGGGTCGAGGGGCTGACGGTTCGCTACCAGCCGAGGCTGTGGCATATCCACGAAATGGTCTTCGGGTTTCTGCCCGCGGTCATCATGGGGTTCATGTTGACCGCCGTTCCCAACTGGACGGATCGGCCGCCCATCAGGGGAATTGAGCTGATCGGACTCTGGTCTCTGTGGCTCGCTGGGCGGCTGGTGATCGCGACGCCGTGGGTCGATGCTTCCCTCGCGGCGGTGGTGGACGGGGCCTTTCTGGTGGCGGCGGCCGGACTGATCTGGCGGGAAATCGCCATGGCGCGCAGTTGGAGACATGCGCCGATGGGGGTATTGGTCAGTCTCTATGCCCTGGCCAATATCGCGTTTCACGTTCTGACGCTGGAGGGACGGAGCGCGGACCTTCCTCCTCGGATGGCGCTGGCCGTCATCCTGGTGTTGCTGACGGTGATCGGCGGAAGGATCATTCCGAATTTCACCGAAGAGTTTTTTGAGACGCGGAACAGGCCGGAACGGCCGGCGCCGTTTTCCCGGTATGACGGGCTGGCGATCCTGCTTGTGGTCCTGTCCGGCCTGGTCTGGACGGGATCGCCTTATGAAAAGGCGACCGGTTGGTTGTTCGTGCTTGCCGGCGCCGTGAACGCCGGTCGTCTCGCGCGTTGGCGAGGCTGGCTGACTTGGCCGGAGCCGCTGGTCTTGGTGCTGCACGTAGGTTACGCCTGGGTGGTGGCATCGTTGCTGCTCTTTGGAGGATCGTTGCTCGGGATTGGGTTGACGCCGGCGGACGCGCTGCATGCGTTGACGACAGGCGCCATCGGCGTGATGACGTTGGGGGTCATGACCCGCGCCAGTTTGGGCCACACGGGACGGCCCCGCCACGCCGGGCCCTTGACGGTCACCATCTACCTTTTGGCGTTTCTCGGCGCTCTCATTCGGGTCTTTGGTCCGGCTGCCGGCCTCGCGAGCCATCTTGCGATGGGTTTGGCGGCGGCAAGCTGGAGCGGCGCCTACGCGCTCTTTGCCCTGTCTTACGGCCCGTTGCTGTTGCAGCCGAGTCTGGATGAGTGA
- a CDS encoding DsbA family protein has product MSHLYIWSRVRFGMSVCAALALFASGCSTTADQTKKGSASSHDLADAVIERYIRAHPEVIVQSLQAMEAKRRAELQERQRVALATKQDELLHDPSSPVSGNPKGEITLVEFYDYRCGYCKRAASAVTQLQKEDPRVRVVYKDFPILGEPSELAAKAALASQAQGKHRVFHEALLASHADMTKDEILKIAAGVGLDVKRLEADMADPQWQAIIDKNRALAEELGISGTPGFIVGTELVPGMLDLDGLKELIVRAGHQK; this is encoded by the coding sequence ATGAGTCATCTCTATATCTGGAGCCGTGTCCGGTTTGGAATGAGCGTCTGTGCCGCGCTGGCATTATTTGCATCCGGTTGTTCGACGACGGCCGACCAAACCAAGAAGGGATCAGCCTCTTCTCACGACCTCGCCGATGCCGTGATCGAACGGTACATCCGCGCTCATCCTGAAGTGATCGTCCAATCGCTGCAAGCCATGGAGGCGAAACGGCGGGCGGAGCTACAGGAGCGTCAAAGAGTCGCCCTTGCGACAAAGCAGGACGAACTGCTGCACGATCCGTCGTCGCCGGTCAGCGGCAATCCGAAGGGCGAGATCACGCTGGTCGAGTTCTACGACTATCGCTGCGGCTACTGCAAACGGGCCGCGTCGGCCGTCACGCAACTTCAGAAGGAAGATCCACGGGTGCGAGTGGTCTACAAGGACTTCCCCATTCTGGGCGAGCCGTCCGAGCTCGCGGCGAAGGCGGCGCTCGCGTCTCAGGCGCAAGGAAAGCACCGGGTCTTTCACGAGGCGCTGCTCGCGTCGCATGCCGACATGACCAAAGATGAAATTTTGAAGATCGCCGCCGGCGTGGGTCTCGACGTGAAACGCCTGGAAGCGGACATGGCCGATCCTCAGTGGCAGGCCATCATTGACAAGAATCGGGCGCTTGCCGAGGAGCTCGGCATTTCAGGGACGCCTGGCTTCATCGTCGGCACGGAACTGGTCCCCGGGATGCTGGATTTGGACGGGCTGAAGGAGTTGATCGTCCGAGCGGGACATCAAAAATGA
- a CDS encoding DUF5069 domain-containing protein, translating to MDLRTGFPRSMKVMIAGHVHLARMIDKCRAVLAGTEGEYIYPCPMDDRLLEFAGLTAEQFTAAVKANPTDEGMEAWFRQAARPHTPAELEEWNRKLLTRGPSSPESAARFKKYLDAIDPARTDITAWSDLQDLEEGRVVPRRDSRTSYTGISR from the coding sequence ATGGACTTGCGAACGGGCTTTCCCCGCAGCATGAAGGTCATGATCGCGGGCCATGTGCATCTGGCCCGCATGATCGACAAATGCCGGGCCGTTCTCGCCGGTACCGAAGGCGAATACATCTACCCTTGCCCCATGGATGACCGGCTGTTGGAGTTTGCTGGCCTCACGGCGGAACAGTTCACGGCGGCCGTGAAGGCCAATCCGACCGATGAAGGGATGGAGGCCTGGTTCCGGCAGGCGGCGAGGCCGCACACACCCGCCGAATTGGAAGAATGGAATCGGAAGCTGCTGACACGAGGGCCAAGCTCGCCCGAAAGCGCGGCCCGATTCAAGAAATACCTCGACGCCATCGATCCCGCGCGCACCGACATCACGGCCTGGTCGGACCTCCAAGACTTAGAAGAAGGGCGGGTCGTCCCCAGACGAGATTCGAGAACGTCCTATACCGGTATCAGTAGGTGA
- a CDS encoding TetR/AcrR family transcriptional regulator, whose product MRSRQASIAPSGPSVAQRVVTAARHQFMRHGFRHVTMDELAAELGMSKKTLYACFPSKVALLEAVLLDKFRSVEADLDDITSDCSSDVLSALHRLLACMQRHTEEIQPPFVRDMRRESPELFKIVENRRRDVIQRHFGKILGEGRKAGIIRKDIPATLIMEILLGAVQSIMNPPKMAELALTPKTGYATIMKVFLEGAMTEAGKSKL is encoded by the coding sequence ATGCGATCACGCCAAGCCTCCATCGCGCCGTCCGGTCCGTCGGTTGCCCAGCGCGTGGTCACCGCCGCCCGGCACCAGTTCATGCGCCATGGGTTTCGCCACGTCACGATGGACGAGCTGGCGGCGGAACTCGGCATGAGCAAGAAGACGCTCTATGCCTGTTTTCCGAGCAAAGTCGCGCTCCTGGAGGCGGTGCTCCTGGACAAGTTCCGAAGCGTCGAGGCGGATCTCGACGATATCACATCCGACTGTTCCTCCGACGTGTTGAGCGCGCTGCACCGGCTCCTCGCCTGCATGCAGCGGCATACGGAAGAGATTCAGCCGCCGTTCGTACGCGACATGCGGCGGGAGTCCCCGGAGCTGTTCAAGATCGTGGAGAACCGGCGCCGGGATGTGATTCAACGCCATTTCGGCAAGATCCTCGGCGAAGGCCGTAAGGCCGGCATTATCAGAAAGGACATACCGGCCACCCTGATCATGGAGATTCTGCTGGGCGCCGTGCAGTCCATTATGAATCCGCCGAAGATGGCCGAACTCGCGCTCACCCCGAAAACCGGCTATGCCACGATCATGAAGGTTTTTCTTGAAGGCGCGATGACCGAGGCGGGAAAGTCCAAATTATGA
- a CDS encoding ABC transporter permease, protein MTKRLAFSPARFWAIVVKEFIQMRRDRLTFGMMVGVPLIQLTLFGLAINSDPKQLPTAVLLADHGPQGRSLLYGIRNSGYFEFVRQVQTEAEAEAALARGEAQFVVNIPENFTRDLLRGDRPTVLLEADATDPAATSNALGSLRTVVNTALREDLKGPLAFLAAGDSPIDLRVHPRYNPEAITHYNIVPGLMGVVLTMTMIMITGLAITRERERGTMENLLSMPTRPFEVMTGKILPYIIVGYVQVGLILLAARFLFHVPMVGNILLLLAVTLVFIAANLAVGITFSTLAKNQLQAVQMTFFFFLPSLLLSGFMFPFRGMPQWAQAIGEVFPLTHFLRIVRGILLKGNGFEEVVLQLWQIALFAAVALIIGVKRYRQTLD, encoded by the coding sequence ATGACGAAGCGGCTGGCCTTTTCACCAGCCCGGTTCTGGGCGATTGTCGTCAAGGAGTTCATCCAGATGCGTCGGGACCGCCTGACCTTCGGAATGATGGTGGGGGTGCCGCTGATCCAGCTCACGCTGTTCGGTCTGGCGATCAATTCGGACCCCAAGCAGTTGCCCACCGCCGTGCTCCTGGCCGACCATGGTCCGCAAGGGCGCTCGCTGCTGTACGGGATTCGAAACAGCGGCTATTTTGAATTCGTGCGACAGGTGCAGACCGAAGCCGAGGCGGAGGCGGCGCTCGCGCGCGGCGAAGCCCAGTTCGTCGTCAACATTCCGGAGAACTTCACGCGCGACCTCCTGCGCGGCGATAGGCCGACCGTGCTGCTGGAAGCGGACGCAACCGATCCCGCCGCTACGAGCAACGCGCTGGGCTCGCTGCGCACGGTGGTGAATACAGCCTTGCGGGAAGATCTCAAGGGGCCGCTCGCCTTTCTCGCCGCCGGCGACAGTCCGATCGATCTGCGGGTCCATCCTCGATATAACCCCGAGGCGATCACCCATTACAACATCGTGCCGGGCCTGATGGGCGTCGTCCTCACGATGACTATGATCATGATCACGGGATTGGCCATCACGCGAGAACGCGAGCGCGGCACCATGGAGAATCTCCTCTCGATGCCCACCCGTCCCTTCGAAGTCATGACCGGCAAGATCCTGCCCTACATCATCGTGGGCTACGTGCAGGTCGGGTTGATCCTCCTGGCCGCGCGCTTTCTCTTTCACGTGCCGATGGTCGGCAACATCCTGTTGCTGCTCGCCGTGACCCTGGTGTTCATCGCTGCCAACCTGGCGGTCGGCATCACCTTTTCCACGTTGGCCAAGAACCAACTGCAGGCCGTGCAAATGACGTTCTTTTTCTTCCTCCCCTCTCTCCTCTTGTCCGGCTTCATGTTCCCGTTCCGGGGCATGCCGCAATGGGCGCAGGCCATCGGCGAGGTCTTTCCGCTCACGCATTTTCTGCGCATCGTGCGAGGTATTCTGTTGAAGGGCAACGGATTCGAAGAGGTCGTCCTCCAGCTCTGGCAGATCGCCCTGTTCGCCGCGGTCGCGCTGATCATCGGCGTGAAGCGGTACCGGCAGACACTGGACTAG
- a CDS encoding ATP-dependent Clp protease adaptor ClpS yields MISPPESARIFAAMAATPQTIPETTEDVRTGSGSGLESRVVVFNCDCHTYQQVIDLFCRFIPGMTPPKAFELAYRIDHEGQAVVYSGPLEHAEDIAGKLAGGGLRVVVQ; encoded by the coding sequence ATGATCTCACCGCCGGAGTCTGCTAGAATTTTCGCCGCGATGGCTGCGACACCTCAAACCATCCCGGAAACGACCGAAGACGTTCGGACCGGCAGCGGGAGCGGTCTTGAATCCCGAGTCGTTGTCTTCAATTGCGATTGCCACACTTACCAGCAGGTCATCGACCTGTTCTGCCGATTTATTCCGGGAATGACCCCTCCCAAGGCATTCGAGCTGGCTTATCGTATCGACCACGAGGGACAGGCGGTCGTGTACAGCGGACCGCTTGAGCACGCGGAGGATATCGCGGGCAAATTGGCGGGCGGAGGGTTACGGGTGGTGGTGCAGTAG
- the hemW gene encoding radical SAM family heme chaperone HemW, producing the protein MRPRRPIGVYIHVPFCRQRCHFCAFYLEAAKPERMEAFCSALAREIDFHDSRHVTGGRPLRSLYIGGGTPTTLPATQLVAFLKRAQEAWSMEDFAEITVEAHPSTVTLKDLSILAEAGFNRLSMGAESMDQRDFIPIGRPGLVDETERAVKAARAAGFRNVNLDLMYGLPGQTLESWMDTLQATLALEPTHVSCYALTVEEGTRLARDIAKNLIPPPNEALQVEMESAAEAFLQAAGFERYELSNYALPGFACRHNKLYWTDGDYLGLGPSAQSYVNGVRFGNIDDLTAYVDCLSARRLPVAERTELTDGEQRRDALVFGLRLIEGVPLRVVRPGTPQHRALTALVGRGFIEWKEDHVRLTRLGRRYADSVAEQLY; encoded by the coding sequence ATGCGACCGCGACGCCCGATCGGCGTCTACATTCACGTCCCCTTTTGCAGACAACGCTGCCACTTCTGCGCGTTTTACCTGGAAGCGGCGAAACCCGAACGGATGGAAGCCTTTTGCTCCGCACTGGCGCGGGAAATCGATTTCCATGACAGCCGCCACGTGACGGGTGGACGTCCGCTGCGAAGCCTCTACATCGGCGGCGGGACACCGACGACGCTTCCCGCGACTCAATTGGTCGCGTTCCTGAAACGGGCGCAAGAAGCCTGGTCCATGGAAGATTTCGCGGAAATTACGGTGGAAGCCCATCCCTCCACCGTCACTCTCAAGGATCTGAGCATTTTGGCGGAAGCAGGATTCAATCGCCTGAGCATGGGCGCTGAATCCATGGATCAACGCGACTTCATCCCGATCGGTCGTCCCGGTCTGGTTGACGAGACGGAGCGGGCAGTGAAGGCGGCGCGAGCGGCCGGCTTTCGGAACGTCAATCTTGACCTGATGTACGGACTGCCGGGACAGACGCTGGAATCATGGATGGACACCCTGCAAGCCACGCTTGCTCTCGAGCCGACCCACGTCTCCTGCTATGCCTTGACCGTCGAAGAAGGCACGAGGCTCGCCCGCGATATCGCCAAGAACCTGATTCCCCCGCCAAACGAAGCGCTGCAAGTGGAGATGGAATCGGCCGCGGAAGCGTTTCTGCAAGCGGCCGGATTTGAACGGTACGAACTCTCCAATTACGCTTTGCCGGGCTTCGCGTGCCGACATAACAAACTTTATTGGACCGACGGGGATTACCTGGGACTGGGCCCGAGCGCCCAGTCCTATGTCAACGGCGTGCGGTTCGGCAATATCGACGACCTCACCGCCTATGTGGATTGCTTGTCCGCGCGTCGCCTCCCCGTCGCGGAACGCACCGAGCTCACGGACGGCGAGCAACGGCGTGACGCACTCGTCTTCGGCCTCAGGCTGATCGAGGGAGTTCCTCTCCGCGTCGTCCGCCCCGGCACACCGCAACATCGGGCGCTCACCGCCTTGGTCGGCCGGGGATTCATCGAATGGAAAGAAGATCACGTTCGACTCACCCGGCTCGGCAGACGATACGCGGACTCGGTGGCCGAACAGTTGTACTAG